A portion of the Thermosediminibacter oceani DSM 16646 genome contains these proteins:
- a CDS encoding methylenetetrahydrofolate reductase: protein MGLREKLESGGFALTAEMAPPKGVNTSRFRECARGVKGRVDAVNVTDFQSAVVRISSLGAAIILLEEGIEPVMQLTGRDRNRIAIQGELLAAGALGIKNILALTGDHPVFGDNKQAKPVFELDSVNILQVATHLMEGKDLAGNPLDGAPDFYLGASVTPLFDPLELQVLKMEKKIEAGAKFFQTQAVYDIEVLKRFREKTAHLDAKVLVGVIPLKSPGMANYMNKNVPGIFVPEVVIERLRNSEDKVKEGLKIAAEFIMQAKEEKLCDGVHIMAIGAEENVPVLLDMCGF from the coding sequence GTGGGACTCAGGGAAAAGCTGGAGAGCGGCGGATTCGCGCTAACCGCCGAGATGGCGCCACCCAAAGGGGTAAATACATCCAGATTCAGAGAATGCGCCAGGGGAGTAAAGGGCCGGGTGGATGCAGTTAACGTCACGGATTTCCAGAGTGCTGTAGTGAGAATATCCTCACTGGGAGCCGCAATAATATTGCTGGAAGAAGGAATCGAGCCGGTAATGCAGTTGACCGGCAGGGACAGGAACCGCATAGCAATCCAGGGAGAACTGCTGGCCGCGGGAGCGCTGGGCATAAAGAATATCCTGGCGCTCACCGGTGACCATCCGGTATTCGGTGACAACAAGCAGGCAAAGCCTGTATTCGAATTGGATTCGGTCAATATCCTCCAGGTCGCAACGCACCTCATGGAAGGGAAGGATCTGGCGGGCAACCCCCTCGATGGTGCCCCGGACTTTTATCTGGGAGCCAGCGTAACACCGCTTTTTGATCCGCTGGAGCTACAGGTGCTGAAAATGGAAAAGAAAATAGAAGCCGGGGCCAAATTCTTTCAAACTCAGGCGGTATACGATATCGAAGTGCTGAAAAGGTTCCGGGAGAAGACGGCCCACCTCGATGCAAAGGTGCTGGTAGGTGTAATTCCATTAAAATCACCTGGGATGGCCAATTACATGAACAAAAATGTGCCCGGCATATTCGTGCCTGAGGTTGTCATAGAAAGGCTCAGGAATTCAGAAGACAAGGTAAAGGAAGGGCTAAAGATCGCAGCGGAATTTATAATGCAGGCAAAAGAGGAGAAGCTTTGTGATGGAGTTCACATAATGGCAATAGGTGCTGAAGAAAATGTACCAGTACTTTTGGATATGTGTGGATTTTAG
- a CDS encoding formate--tetrahydrofolate ligase, protein MSFKSDIEIAQEAKLEPIRDIAARIGLSEDDIEYYGKYKAKVDYNIMKRLENKKDAKLILTTAINPTPAGEGKTTTTVGLGDALRKLGKNAVIALREPSLGPVFGVKGGAAGGGYAQVVPMEDINLHFTGDLHAITAANNLLAAMVDNHIYQGNELGIDPRRVVWKRCIDMNDRQLRFVVDGLGGKANGVPREDGFDITVASEIMAVFCLATDLEDLKNRLSRIVVAYTYDGKPVTAGDLKAQGAMTALLKDAFKPNLVQTLEGTPAFVHGGPFANIAHGCNSIIATKMAMKLADYVVTEAGFGADLGAEKFLDIKCRFAGIRPNAVVIVATIRALKYNGGVPKEKLNEENLEALRKGLPNLLKHVENITVKFGLPAVVAINRFPTDTQAELDLVKEECKALGVNAVLSEVWAKGGEGGIDLAKEVLRIIDEGKNNYKPIYPLEMGIAEKIETIAREIYGADGVEFTAAAKREIETIEKIGFRNVPVCIAKTQYSLSDNPALLGRPTGFKITVRNVRISAGAGFAVALTGEIMTMPGLPKRPAAENIDVDENGRISGLF, encoded by the coding sequence ATGTCATTCAAAAGCGATATTGAAATAGCTCAAGAGGCAAAGCTCGAGCCCATTAGGGACATTGCTGCTAGGATTGGTCTATCCGAAGACGACATCGAATACTATGGGAAGTACAAGGCGAAAGTTGATTACAACATAATGAAGCGGTTGGAAAACAAAAAGGACGCAAAGCTGATACTAACCACGGCCATAAACCCCACGCCTGCGGGCGAAGGTAAGACCACCACCACCGTTGGATTGGGCGATGCCCTGAGGAAATTGGGTAAGAACGCCGTCATCGCTCTCCGGGAGCCCTCGCTGGGGCCGGTCTTCGGTGTAAAAGGCGGAGCAGCCGGTGGCGGTTACGCACAGGTAGTACCCATGGAAGATATAAACCTGCATTTTACCGGAGACCTGCATGCAATAACTGCAGCCAATAACCTGCTGGCGGCAATGGTTGATAACCACATATACCAGGGAAATGAACTGGGTATTGATCCGCGACGCGTCGTATGGAAGCGTTGTATAGACATGAACGACAGGCAGCTGCGGTTTGTCGTGGACGGCCTGGGAGGAAAGGCTAACGGGGTTCCGAGGGAAGACGGCTTCGATATAACGGTCGCTTCCGAAATCATGGCCGTTTTCTGCCTGGCTACCGATCTGGAAGACCTGAAGAATCGTCTTTCCAGAATAGTGGTTGCATATACTTATGATGGGAAACCGGTTACCGCCGGCGACCTGAAAGCCCAAGGTGCCATGACCGCTCTCTTGAAGGACGCCTTTAAACCCAACCTGGTCCAGACCCTTGAAGGTACTCCTGCCTTCGTCCACGGAGGTCCTTTTGCAAATATAGCTCACGGCTGCAACAGCATTATAGCCACTAAAATGGCGATGAAGCTGGCCGATTATGTAGTAACCGAGGCGGGATTCGGTGCCGACCTCGGTGCCGAAAAGTTCCTGGACATAAAGTGCAGATTTGCGGGCATAAGACCCAATGCGGTGGTAATCGTAGCCACGATCAGGGCTCTGAAATACAACGGAGGCGTACCTAAGGAAAAGCTGAATGAAGAAAATCTGGAAGCCCTCCGGAAGGGTCTACCGAACCTTCTGAAACATGTGGAAAACATAACGGTTAAATTCGGACTGCCGGCTGTGGTTGCTATTAACCGCTTCCCCACCGATACTCAGGCGGAGCTGGACCTGGTAAAAGAAGAATGCAAGGCTTTGGGAGTAAATGCGGTTCTTTCTGAAGTATGGGCAAAAGGCGGTGAGGGTGGTATTGATCTGGCCAAAGAAGTGCTCCGCATCATAGACGAGGGCAAGAACAATTACAAACCCATTTACCCGCTGGAAATGGGTATTGCAGAGAAGATCGAGACCATAGCGAGAGAGATTTACGGCGCGGATGGTGTTGAATTCACCGCAGCCGCTAAGAGGGAGATAGAGACGATCGAAAAAATCGGTTTCAGAAATGTACCGGTTTGCATAGCAAAGACGCAGTACTCCCTGAGTGACAATCCTGCTTTGTTGGGAAGACCCACCGGATTTAAGATAACGGTAAGAAATGTGCGCATTTCCGCGGGCGCTGGGTTTGCCGTGGCCCTGACCGGTGAGATAATGACAATGCCGGGACTGCCCAAACGGCCCGCTGCGGAAAACATAGATGTTGATGAAAACGGAAGGATAAGCGGCCTGTTCTAA
- the acsD gene encoding acetyl-CoA decarbonylase/synthase complex subunit delta, whose amino-acid sequence MTYKKPVQKFSGKIKEITLGENLKLGGESVLPFYSFDGDTGNKPAIGLEIWDVYPEDWPTTIMEELGDKAKKPAEWAKFCEEKYKPDFICLRFVGANQDMGDRTPEECAQIAKEVAEAVKLPLVIAGCDSNEKNGKIFTKVAEALADKNYAFLSAVEANYKEVGAAVGLAYGNIVVAESSVDLNLAKQLNILLTQLGVKWEKMLMNPGTSAVGYGFEYVITTMDRIRLAALDQNDTTLQLPMVMPISFDTWKVKESVATEQDAPEWGDREERGIAMEISTAVGVLAAGANAVVLRHPRSLEVVREFINNLI is encoded by the coding sequence ATGACATACAAAAAACCGGTTCAGAAGTTTTCAGGAAAAATTAAAGAAATCACCCTTGGAGAAAACCTGAAACTAGGAGGTGAATCGGTACTTCCGTTCTACAGCTTCGACGGGGATACTGGCAATAAGCCCGCAATAGGATTAGAGATTTGGGACGTGTACCCCGAAGACTGGCCGACCACAATTATGGAAGAGCTGGGCGATAAGGCCAAGAAACCCGCTGAATGGGCAAAATTTTGTGAGGAAAAATACAAGCCCGATTTTATCTGCCTGCGGTTCGTAGGTGCGAATCAGGACATGGGGGATAGAACTCCGGAGGAATGCGCTCAAATTGCCAAAGAAGTAGCCGAAGCTGTAAAGCTTCCTTTGGTAATAGCTGGATGCGACTCTAACGAGAAAAACGGAAAGATCTTTACTAAAGTCGCAGAAGCGCTGGCAGATAAAAATTACGCTTTTCTGTCGGCGGTGGAGGCGAACTACAAGGAAGTCGGTGCAGCAGTAGGGCTTGCATACGGTAACATAGTGGTAGCCGAATCTTCAGTGGACCTTAACCTGGCAAAGCAGCTGAATATACTTTTGACGCAGCTCGGCGTGAAGTGGGAAAAAATGCTGATGAATCCCGGAACCTCGGCCGTAGGCTACGGCTTCGAGTACGTTATAACTACTATGGACAGAATAAGACTCGCCGCCCTGGACCAGAACGATACTACCCTTCAGTTGCCAATGGTTATGCCGATATCCTTTGATACCTGGAAGGTCAAAGAATCCGTGGCTACGGAGCAAGATGCACCCGAATGGGGAGACCGGGAAGAAAGAGGAATCGCAATGGAAATTTCTACAGCAGTAGGAGTTCTGGCAGCAGGGGCAAATGCCGTTGTATTAAGGCATCCCAGATCCCTGGAAGTTGTCAGGGAGTTTATAAATAACTTGATCTAG
- a CDS encoding bifunctional 5,10-methylenetetrahydrofolate dehydrogenase/5,10-methenyltetrahydrofolate cyclohydrolase yields the protein MADILSGKEVAQALGEKLKGEVDQLKSRGIVPGLAIVIVGDRPDSMSYIKGAQKKCSEIGIDCRLVQLPEDLSEKEFVSKIHQLNEDRNVHGILVMRPLPAHISEDRVKYEISPLKDVDCFNPANIAKVMSGEEGGFAPCTPSAVMEILDHYGIELGGKRAVIVGRSMVVGRPLAMMMLRRNATLTICHTKTVDLAKETSRAEILVAAAGKARMIKKDMVGSGAVVIDVGINFDENGKMCGDVDFEAVKDVAGKITPVPGGVGSVTSTVLAKHVIRACRMLIDSEA from the coding sequence ATGGCAGATATTTTGAGTGGTAAGGAAGTAGCACAGGCTTTAGGGGAAAAACTCAAAGGGGAGGTTGACCAGTTAAAGTCCAGGGGAATTGTTCCCGGGCTTGCAATAGTCATTGTCGGAGACAGGCCCGATTCAATGTCTTATATAAAAGGCGCACAAAAAAAGTGCAGCGAAATAGGCATCGACTGCAGGCTGGTTCAACTGCCGGAGGATCTATCGGAAAAAGAATTTGTATCGAAAATCCACCAACTCAATGAAGACAGGAACGTACACGGAATACTCGTCATGAGGCCGCTTCCCGCACATATATCCGAAGACAGGGTAAAATACGAGATTTCGCCGCTGAAAGATGTGGACTGTTTCAACCCGGCGAATATAGCCAAAGTTATGAGCGGTGAAGAAGGAGGCTTTGCTCCTTGTACACCGTCAGCCGTCATGGAAATCCTGGATCATTACGGCATCGAACTCGGCGGGAAAAGGGCCGTGATCGTCGGCCGCAGTATGGTGGTCGGAAGGCCGCTAGCCATGATGATGTTAAGGCGAAATGCCACTTTAACCATTTGCCATACAAAAACCGTTGACCTGGCGAAGGAGACCTCCAGAGCTGAGATCCTGGTGGCTGCAGCTGGCAAAGCACGAATGATAAAAAAGGATATGGTGGGCTCCGGAGCGGTGGTTATAGACGTTGGAATCAATTTTGACGAAAACGGCAAGATGTGCGGAGACGTGGATTTTGAAGCCGTAAAGGACGTGGCAGGTAAAATAACCCCGGTCCCAGGGGGAGTAGGTTCCGTCACGTCGACGGTGCTGGCAAAACACGTTATCCGCGCTTGCCGGATGCTGATAGATTCGGAGGCTTAA
- a CDS encoding DUF166 domain-containing protein, whose product MKEKFRILIASGADEPAAPGPFQVKYSGEYVLRRLLPHLTDYKSGKGIVDKRCLEYRRRFDLDNSKYIAGLIVFPGIMPQIVDEPGEYIPPEIPEHNILIAAGVHPDLMIELIKKAADSGCRALIAPREHPSWIDSVLEKEIRALCAGLGIECVFPRPFCALQKSGLAFIDEFLEAFGIGKPEYEIILNKNGIIQDVSVRYSSPCGATYYVAAGLIGMKKQEAVETANKLWHCHACLASSIIDPDLGDSIMHIAARINLVVAKRAVENANQEGMMCW is encoded by the coding sequence ATGAAGGAGAAATTTAGAATCTTAATAGCTTCGGGGGCGGATGAACCCGCCGCCCCCGGGCCCTTTCAGGTAAAATACAGCGGTGAGTACGTACTGCGCCGATTGCTGCCGCATCTGACGGACTATAAAAGCGGCAAGGGTATAGTTGATAAAAGATGTCTAGAGTATAGAAGAAGATTTGATCTTGATAATTCCAAGTATATTGCCGGCCTAATAGTTTTTCCGGGGATCATGCCGCAGATTGTGGACGAACCGGGTGAATATATACCTCCTGAAATACCGGAACACAATATTCTAATAGCTGCAGGAGTTCACCCCGATCTGATGATCGAGCTTATTAAAAAGGCTGCGGATAGCGGTTGCCGGGCACTTATAGCTCCCAGAGAACACCCGAGCTGGATCGATTCGGTACTTGAAAAAGAGATCAGAGCGTTATGTGCAGGTCTCGGGATCGAATGCGTTTTTCCCCGCCCCTTCTGCGCCCTCCAGAAAAGCGGGCTTGCCTTTATTGATGAATTTCTCGAAGCTTTTGGTATCGGAAAGCCCGAATATGAGATTATATTGAACAAAAACGGGATTATTCAGGATGTTTCGGTCAGGTATTCCTCACCATGCGGCGCCACGTATTATGTGGCGGCAGGTCTTATCGGAATGAAAAAACAAGAGGCTGTAGAAACGGCGAATAAGCTCTGGCACTGTCATGCGTGCCTTGCAAGCAGCATAATAGATCCGGACCTCGGTGATTCGATAATGCACATTGCAGCCCGGATTAATTTGGTCGTTGCCAAAAGAGCGGTTGAAAATGCGAATCAGGAGGGTATGATGTGCTGGTAA
- the lpdA gene encoding dihydrolipoyl dehydrogenase, with the protein MSKRIVVIGAGPGGYVAALKAAKLGAQVTVVEKDKVGGTCLNRGCIPTKALLASAEVLTAIKEAEEYGIRVEGKITPDMGLIIARKNKVVERLNKGIEFLFEKNNVRLVKGKGTLVGNKAVKVELEEGGCETLEADNIIIATGSSPAKIPVFPFDGKRVLTSDEILDLDYVPSSIIIVGAGVIGCEFGTFFSAVGSAVTMVEMMERVLPTEDSDLGKEMEKVLKRKKIKLHLKSRIEKVEIKENGVKAVLDSGKELEAEIMLVATGRRAEINDLGLETVGVKTDKGRIIVDDRMETSVKGIYAIGDIVPGLQLAHVASFEGICAAENIMGIESRMDYSAVPRGIFTDPEVGAVGMTEEEALNAGFRIRTGRFYFRGLGRAQAAGKIIGFAKIIAEEGTDKILGASIIGPNATDLVHEIVPAIKCAITVKDMSKLIHSHPTFSEAVMEALHDVHGQSIHNA; encoded by the coding sequence GTGTCAAAGCGAATTGTCGTAATTGGAGCAGGTCCTGGCGGATATGTAGCTGCCCTGAAAGCTGCAAAGCTGGGTGCTCAGGTGACGGTCGTAGAAAAGGACAAAGTAGGGGGAACCTGTCTGAACAGGGGATGCATTCCCACGAAAGCCCTTCTGGCCTCAGCGGAAGTACTCACCGCCATAAAGGAGGCGGAGGAATACGGGATCAGGGTTGAAGGCAAAATTACACCCGATATGGGGCTCATAATCGCCAGAAAAAACAAAGTGGTCGAAAGGCTGAATAAAGGAATAGAATTTTTATTCGAAAAAAATAATGTCAGGCTGGTGAAAGGCAAGGGAACGCTGGTTGGCAATAAAGCGGTAAAGGTTGAACTGGAGGAGGGCGGCTGCGAGACACTGGAAGCTGATAATATTATAATCGCTACCGGTTCATCGCCGGCAAAAATCCCGGTGTTTCCCTTCGATGGGAAAAGAGTGCTCACCAGCGATGAAATCCTGGATTTAGACTACGTGCCCTCAAGCATAATCATAGTCGGCGCCGGCGTTATAGGATGCGAGTTTGGCACCTTCTTCAGCGCGGTGGGAAGCGCGGTAACCATGGTTGAAATGATGGAACGGGTTCTCCCCACCGAAGATTCCGATCTGGGCAAAGAAATGGAAAAGGTGCTGAAGAGGAAGAAGATAAAGCTGCACCTCAAATCCCGAATAGAAAAGGTTGAAATTAAAGAGAACGGTGTTAAAGCCGTGCTGGACAGCGGTAAAGAACTGGAAGCCGAAATAATGCTGGTGGCGACAGGTCGAAGAGCCGAGATTAATGACCTGGGCTTAGAGACTGTAGGTGTAAAGACGGATAAGGGCCGGATAATCGTCGACGATCGCATGGAGACTAGCGTAAAGGGGATTTATGCCATAGGGGATATCGTGCCCGGACTGCAGTTAGCCCATGTGGCTTCTTTTGAAGGTATTTGTGCCGCAGAAAACATAATGGGGATTGAAAGCCGCATGGACTATAGCGCGGTACCCAGAGGGATATTCACAGACCCAGAAGTTGGAGCGGTGGGAATGACAGAAGAAGAAGCTCTAAATGCAGGATTCAGGATCAGGACGGGCAGGTTCTATTTCAGGGGATTGGGAAGAGCCCAGGCTGCCGGGAAAATTATAGGTTTCGCCAAGATAATCGCCGAAGAAGGTACGGACAAAATACTCGGCGCCTCAATAATTGGACCGAACGCCACAGACCTGGTCCACGAGATCGTACCGGCCATAAAGTGCGCCATTACCGTAAAGGATATGAGCAAGTTAATCCACTCGCATCCGACATTCAGCGAGGCGGTTATGGAAGCGCTGCACGATGTGCACGGCCAATCAATACATAATGCGTAA
- a CDS encoding cyclodeaminase/cyclohydrolase family protein codes for MLVKKSVHEFVEVLASKEPVPGGGGAAALIGAIGMALGSMVGNLTVGKEKYKDVEAEIIGILESAGNLQAKLLDLVDEDARVFGKVAEVYKMPKATEEEKRKRNEAMQKALKEACGVPLKIIELSYDAIKLHRRLADIGSRLAISDVGVGVLCLKAALLSGRMNVLINLNSITDEEFVKNTADYMERICTEALSIADETYEKVERILKNK; via the coding sequence GTGCTGGTAAAAAAGAGTGTTCACGAATTCGTTGAGGTGCTGGCCTCCAAGGAACCCGTACCGGGAGGAGGAGGAGCAGCCGCCCTGATCGGTGCCATAGGTATGGCGCTGGGCAGCATGGTTGGAAATCTCACGGTTGGTAAAGAAAAGTATAAAGATGTGGAAGCAGAGATAATCGGGATACTGGAGAGCGCAGGAAACCTGCAGGCTAAACTGCTGGATCTTGTTGATGAAGACGCCAGGGTATTCGGCAAAGTTGCTGAAGTATACAAAATGCCGAAAGCTACAGAGGAAGAAAAGAGAAAGAGAAATGAGGCGATGCAGAAGGCTCTGAAGGAAGCATGTGGAGTGCCGCTTAAAATCATAGAACTATCCTATGACGCTATAAAACTCCACAGGAGATTGGCGGATATCGGTTCGAGACTTGCTATAAGTGACGTAGGCGTCGGTGTGTTGTGCCTGAAAGCCGCACTATTGAGCGGTCGAATGAATGTGCTCATAAACCTGAACAGCATCACCGATGAGGAATTTGTAAAAAATACCGCCGATTATATGGAAAGAATTTGCACTGAAGCCTTATCAATCGCCGACGAGACCTACGAAAAAGTTGAAAGGATTTTAAAAAATAAATAA
- a CDS encoding methylenetetrahydrofolate reductase C-terminal domain-containing protein: protein MIIMQGKPFEKILEMLKDVGKVFITGCSLCATFCMAGGEQQIIEMKERLENEGKEVTGFVVFEASCNRLQVRSALKKKKEELGKAQAVLCMACGDGAQTVAGVLEDIPVYPANDTLFIGEVERIGHFSEMCRACGECELGWTAGICPVTRCAKGLLNGPCGGSRDGKCELDRENECAWVLIYDRLKKMGRLENIKEIRAPKDYSRAYNPRKIVLARRKEG from the coding sequence ATGATTATCATGCAGGGCAAGCCCTTTGAGAAAATTCTAGAAATGCTAAAAGATGTAGGTAAGGTATTCATCACCGGGTGCAGTCTTTGTGCCACATTCTGTATGGCCGGTGGAGAACAGCAGATTATAGAAATGAAAGAAAGGCTTGAAAATGAAGGTAAGGAAGTTACAGGCTTTGTAGTGTTTGAAGCATCTTGCAACAGGCTTCAGGTGAGATCGGCGCTGAAAAAGAAAAAGGAAGAACTGGGGAAAGCTCAGGCCGTCCTTTGTATGGCATGTGGAGATGGGGCCCAGACCGTAGCTGGAGTCCTGGAAGATATTCCCGTATACCCCGCCAATGACACTTTATTTATAGGCGAGGTTGAGCGCATAGGTCATTTCTCCGAGATGTGCAGGGCCTGCGGGGAGTGCGAACTGGGGTGGACAGCCGGCATTTGTCCTGTGACGCGGTGCGCTAAAGGGCTTTTAAATGGTCCCTGCGGCGGTTCGAGAGACGGGAAGTGCGAATTGGACAGGGAAAATGAATGTGCATGGGTGCTCATATATGATAGACTGAAGAAAATGGGCCGGCTGGAAAATATTAAGGAGATAAGAGCTCCCAAGGATTACAGCAGGGCTTATAATCCTAGGAAGATTGTACTCGCCCGCAGGAAGGAGGGATAA
- a CDS encoding AAA family ATPase: MAYTIAFAGKGGTGKTTLAGFTVDYLVEKKLGTVLAVDADPNSNLNSVLGVEVDFTLGEIREEVKNNKEGVFPGGMTKAEYLNFRLQQCLVEAKGYDLLVMGRPEGQGCYCFANGVLREATDKLSDSYDFMVIDNEAGLEHLSRRTTKKVDLMFAVSECSKRGIDAANRIKDLIGELKLDVGELFLIINRVPEGGLTEEILDTVKKYKLTLAGTVPLDEEIYDYDNRGVPLVKVPRENRALSEYRKILDNILLPRIEIHNKKGQ; the protein is encoded by the coding sequence ATGGCATACACCATAGCATTTGCGGGCAAGGGAGGCACCGGCAAAACGACGCTGGCCGGTTTTACCGTAGATTACCTGGTGGAAAAAAAACTGGGAACGGTACTGGCGGTGGACGCCGACCCCAATTCCAATCTCAACTCGGTTCTCGGCGTTGAAGTAGATTTTACGCTGGGTGAGATAAGAGAAGAAGTTAAGAACAATAAAGAGGGGGTTTTCCCCGGAGGCATGACCAAGGCCGAATACCTGAATTTCCGGCTGCAACAGTGTTTGGTAGAGGCGAAAGGCTATGATCTTTTAGTCATGGGAAGGCCGGAGGGTCAGGGATGTTACTGTTTTGCAAATGGTGTTTTAAGGGAAGCCACCGATAAACTTTCCGACTCCTATGACTTTATGGTGATAGATAATGAGGCTGGCTTGGAGCATCTGAGCAGACGAACCACCAAAAAAGTCGACCTAATGTTTGCGGTCAGCGAGTGCTCCAAGAGGGGGATTGATGCCGCAAACAGAATTAAGGACCTCATAGGAGAACTTAAATTGGATGTGGGAGAACTTTTCCTGATAATAAACCGGGTCCCGGAGGGGGGGCTTACCGAGGAAATCTTGGACACAGTAAAAAAATACAAACTTACCCTTGCCGGCACCGTACCCCTCGATGAAGAGATTTATGATTACGATAACAGAGGGGTCCCCCTTGTGAAGGTTCCCCGGGAAAACAGAGCTCTGTCAGAATACCGTAAAATACTTGACAATATTCTATTACCAAGAATTGAGATACATAACAAAAAAGGCCAATGA
- the acsC gene encoding acetyl-CoA decarbonylase/synthase complex subunit gamma, whose product MALTGMDIYKLLPKKNCKECGFPTCLAFAMKLAQGGVEAEKCPYMSEDAKTRLSEATAPPMRTVKFGAGDRCYSLGGETVLFRHEKTFVNRTRFAVAFSDTMSDEEIQSKIEHMNTVDYIRISEEMYVEIAAVECKSGNKDTFLSLIKRVKDGCKKAVPMIITSDPEIAKAAVEECKELGPILFGANEQNYEAMVNLAKQYNLLLGVTAPDQEKLYELVQKIQNLGYRELLLSTESTSLKQVFDDVVNIRRTALVSQDRTFGYPTVVFANKLAKEKMMQLAIATLFVEKYGSVIVLDDIDYSLALPLFALRQNIYTDPQRPMKVEQGLYKIGSADENAPLLVTVDFALTYFIVSGEVERSKVPAWVLIPDAGGYSVLTAWAAGKLSGKTIAKAVKDFTVEEKLKTREIIIPGKVAVLKADIEDELPGWKVVVGPEEAALLPKFLRDYTDKKVS is encoded by the coding sequence ATGGCTTTGACCGGAATGGATATATACAAACTTTTACCCAAGAAAAATTGTAAGGAATGCGGTTTTCCCACCTGCCTGGCTTTTGCAATGAAGCTGGCCCAAGGAGGTGTGGAAGCGGAAAAATGCCCTTACATGTCTGAAGACGCTAAGACGCGGCTTTCCGAAGCAACAGCCCCACCGATGAGGACGGTCAAATTCGGTGCCGGAGACAGGTGCTATAGTCTTGGAGGAGAGACGGTCCTCTTCAGACACGAAAAAACCTTCGTCAACAGGACCAGGTTTGCGGTCGCATTTTCCGACACCATGAGCGATGAGGAAATTCAAAGCAAAATAGAGCACATGAATACGGTCGATTATATAAGAATTAGCGAAGAAATGTATGTGGAAATTGCTGCAGTGGAGTGCAAGAGCGGCAATAAAGACACATTCCTATCCTTGATAAAGCGGGTAAAGGATGGTTGCAAGAAGGCCGTTCCCATGATCATAACTTCGGATCCCGAAATTGCAAAAGCAGCTGTTGAGGAATGCAAGGAGTTAGGTCCGATTCTCTTTGGGGCTAACGAACAAAATTACGAGGCTATGGTAAACCTGGCAAAGCAATACAACCTGCTGCTCGGTGTAACTGCACCCGACCAGGAAAAGCTTTACGAACTAGTCCAGAAAATCCAGAACCTGGGTTACAGGGAACTGCTGTTGAGCACGGAGAGCACGAGCCTTAAACAGGTATTTGACGATGTAGTCAATATAAGGAGGACCGCTCTGGTTTCCCAGGACAGGACTTTCGGTTACCCCACGGTAGTTTTCGCCAACAAACTTGCAAAAGAAAAAATGATGCAGCTGGCTATAGCTACGCTCTTCGTAGAGAAATATGGATCGGTCATCGTACTGGATGATATAGACTATTCTCTAGCTTTACCGCTTTTCGCCCTGAGACAAAACATTTACACCGACCCGCAGAGGCCGATGAAGGTCGAGCAGGGCCTCTACAAGATAGGTTCTGCCGATGAAAATGCTCCTCTGCTTGTCACCGTTGATTTTGCGCTTACATACTTTATTGTCTCCGGTGAAGTTGAAAGGTCAAAAGTACCGGCCTGGGTGCTCATTCCTGACGCCGGTGGATATTCGGTGCTTACCGCATGGGCAGCCGGCAAGTTATCCGGTAAGACCATAGCAAAAGCAGTAAAAGATTTTACCGTAGAAGAGAAACTGAAGACCAGGGAGATTATAATACCCGGAAAAGTGGCAGTGCTCAAAGCCGACATCGAAGATGAGCTACCCGGCTGGAAAGTCGTGGTGGGGCCTGAGGAAGCGGCTTTACTGCCCAAGTTCCTCAGAGATTATACGGACAAAAAAGTGTCCTAA